From Microcystis aeruginosa NIES-2549, a single genomic window includes:
- the rfbG gene encoding CDP-glucose 4,6-dehydratase, which translates to MENMVKKAFWPGKKVFITGHTGFKGSWLGFWLLHLGAEVKGLSLAPNTTPALFEQLDLAQNLSHHIGDIREPELVARLIASWQPDVVFHLAAQPLVRLSYLESVETWNTNVMGTIHVLEALKSLNHPCAAVFITSDKCYENREWVYGYRENDPLGGYDPYSSSKAGAELAIASWRSSFFKTPQTAIGIASARAGNVIGGGDWSLDRIVPDAMRALMKSEAIPVRNPLATRPWQHVLEPLGGYLRLAESIYEQLMTANWQQDSRGLYGAFNFGPSLTSNRPVKELVESILQLWPGTWLDQSDPKAVHEAKLLNLVTDKAFHTLKWQPVWDFRQTLKETVTWYYQAAQMDSQDKAQFQELTRQQIEYYQSCLSD; encoded by the coding sequence ATGGAAAATATGGTAAAGAAAGCATTTTGGCCGGGCAAAAAGGTCTTTATTACTGGTCATACGGGCTTTAAGGGGTCTTGGCTGGGGTTTTGGTTACTCCATCTAGGAGCAGAGGTAAAAGGCCTCAGTTTAGCTCCCAATACCACCCCCGCCTTATTTGAGCAATTAGACTTAGCTCAAAACCTGAGTCATCATATAGGAGATATTCGAGAGCCTGAGTTAGTGGCTCGTTTAATCGCTTCATGGCAGCCGGATGTAGTCTTTCATTTAGCGGCACAACCCCTAGTGCGGCTTTCTTATCTTGAGTCGGTGGAAACGTGGAACACAAATGTTATGGGGACTATTCACGTTTTAGAGGCCCTCAAGAGCCTGAATCATCCCTGTGCCGCCGTGTTTATTACTAGCGATAAGTGCTATGAGAATCGGGAATGGGTCTATGGTTATCGGGAAAATGACCCCTTAGGGGGTTATGATCCCTATAGTTCTAGCAAAGCGGGGGCGGAACTGGCGATCGCATCTTGGCGCAGTTCCTTCTTTAAAACTCCTCAAACCGCCATCGGCATTGCCAGCGCCAGGGCCGGAAATGTCATCGGTGGCGGAGATTGGTCTCTAGACCGGATTGTACCCGATGCAATGCGGGCCTTGATGAAGTCCGAAGCGATTCCGGTGCGGAACCCTCTAGCGACTCGCCCTTGGCAGCACGTTTTAGAGCCTTTAGGGGGCTATTTACGGTTAGCTGAGTCGATTTATGAGCAGTTGATGACGGCTAATTGGCAGCAAGACAGCCGGGGGTTATATGGGGCGTTTAATTTCGGTCCGTCTCTGACTTCTAATCGTCCGGTTAAAGAGTTAGTTGAGTCTATCCTACAACTTTGGCCGGGGACTTGGCTCGATCAAAGTGATCCGAAGGCTGTTCATGAGGCTAAATTGCTTAATCTAGTCACAGATAAGGCTTTCCATACCCTAAAATGGCAACCCGTCTGGGATTTTCGGCAAACCCTCAAGGAAACCGTGACATGGTATTATCAAGCGGCGCAAATGGACTCTCAAGATAAGGCACAATTCCAGGAACTTACCCGCCAACAAATCGAATATTATCAAAGTTGTCTGAGCGATTAG